One genomic window of Drosophila subpulchrella strain 33 F10 #4 breed RU33 unplaced genomic scaffold, RU_Dsub_v1.1 Primary Assembly Seq15, whole genome shotgun sequence includes the following:
- the LOC119558924 gene encoding uncharacterized protein LOC119558924 translates to MDKNQIVEWLQANEILFPTSATLRQLRKLALDAGCQEAADIPENTLEEEDAKIDILSQGTASEDIHIHTLEEEEALLDAAIRVAEKKKILAGLMQNNNKTTDDIRMVKQLMVPFSATENEEALKWILDFERICRDVNECKNFQLRCVRMLMKPGTDADLFVRVDRSSTYDEFKKNFIETFGHGSSTADIVLLLKETIFNPAKNTVMGYILLMEEIAMRANIDEKLTVQFIIDGFRDRSANIALLYTATTIGQLKELARKYASLSKKSHNFSHRAESSGNERNTIRCYNCSAYGHYASSCTASKREKGSCFRCGSLQHMLKDCQQKPTINPRMVGAANNQPIRDDEEGHNMFIPIVNQRH, encoded by the exons ATGGACAAGAATCAAATTGTTGAGTGGCTACAAGCCAATGAAATCTTGTTCCCAACAAGTGCAACTTTAAGGCAGTTGCGCAAGCTTGCGTTGGATGCCGGTTGCCAAGAAGCGGCTGATATCCCGGAAAACACATTGGAGGAAGAAGACGCCAAAATTGATATACTAAGTCAAGGAACCGCTAGCGAAGacatacacatacacacaTTGGAAGAAGAGGAAGCATTGCTTGACGCCGCCATAAGGGTGGctgaaaagaaaaagatattGGCCGGATTgatgcaaaacaacaacaagacgACAGATGACATTAGAATGGTAAAGCAGCTCATGGTCCCGTTTTCTGCCACTGAAAATGAGGAAGCTCTTAAGTGGATTTTGGATTTTGAGAGAATCTGCAGAGATGTTAATGAGTgtaaaaattttcaattgcgctgcgtacgaaTGCTTATGAAACCGGGCACAGATGCGGACTTGTTTGTGCGTGTTGACCGATCGAGTACTTATGACgaatttaagaaaaacttTATAGAAACATTTGGTCATGGCAGTTCAACTGCTGATATTGTATTGCTGTTAAAGGAAACCATTTTTAACCCTGCGAAGAACACCGTTATGGGATACATACTTCTTATGGAGGAAATTGCTATGCGTGCTAACATCGACGAAAAATTGACAGTCCAGTTCATCATTGATGGTTTTCGTGATCGTTCAGCCAATATCGCCCTATTGTACACAGCTACAACAATCGGACAATTGAAAGAGTTGGCTCGGAAGTATGCAAGTCTAAGTAAGAAGTCGCACAATTTTTCCCACCGCGCAGAAAGTTCTGGAAATGAGCGGAACACAATCCGCTGCTATAATTGTTCCGCTTATGGGCATTACGCTTCGTCGTGTACTGCGTCGAAACGCGAGAAGGGGTCCTGTTTCCGTTGTGGATCCCTCCAACATATGCTGAAGGATTGTCAACAGAAGCCTACAATTAATCCGCGGATGGTGGGCGCAGCCAACAACCAGCCGATTCGAGATGACGAAGAGGGGCACAATATGTTTATTCCGATTGTTAACCAG CGCCATTAA